The DNA window GAATCGCCGTGGCCTGCTCGGCCCACTGGTCGAGCTGGTGTCGGAGGCGCGGTGGACGTTCGGGTCGGGCGGCTTCCTGGCGCAGATGGCGGTCGCGGAGGGAAAGCTGGACGTTGCCCTCGACCCCACCGGGCACGTCTGGGACCTGGCAGCCAGTCAGGTCATCGTCCAGGAGGCCGGCGGCGTCTTCACCGACGTGCACGGTCGCGTAGACGCCACGCGCGGAACCGCCGTGGTGACCAACGGTCTCCTGCACGAGGAGGTTCTCTCCCGCCTGACGGGTGACCGGGACGCACCGGGCCCGGCCGGCGGTGACCGCCGGCCGGGACGCACCGGTGCCGGCGGTCACCGCCGCCCACCGGTTCAGAACCCCCGGGCGAGCCGGTAGTACGCCTGATTCCAGCGGATCTCGTCGGCGAAGCGGCGCGGGTTCGTGTCGGCATCGATGACGACCAGCTCGGTGCGGCTCATCTCGGCCAGGTCGTGCAGCTCCTCCACCCCGACCGCCTGTGAGAGCACGGTGTGGTGCGGGGCCCCGGCGGTGATCCACGCCTCGGCGGACCCGGCCAGGTGCGGGCGGGGACGCCAGACGGCCCGGGCGACCGGCAGCCGGCGCAGCGGATGTGGCGGCGCCACCACGTCGACCTCGTTGGCGACGAGCCGGAACCGCTCCCCCATGTCGGCCAGGCCCAGCACGACCGCGGGACCGGGCGCCGCGTCGAAGACCAGCCGGACCGGGTCCTCCCGCCCGCCGATGCTCAGCGGGTGGATCTCGACGGACGGGGTGCCCGCGGCGATGCTCGGGCACACCTCCAGCATGTGCGCGCCGAGGACCAGTTCCCGGCCCGGGGTGAGGTCGTAGGTGTAGTCCTCCATGAACGACGTGCCGCCGTCGACCCCGACCGCCATCGCCTTGAGGGTGTGCACCAGGACGGACGTCTTCCAGTCGCCCTCACCGCCGAAGCCGTAGCCGTCGGCCATGAGGCGTTGCACTGCCATGCCGGGCAGCTGGCGCAGCCCGCCGAGGTCCTCGAAGTTGGTGGTGAAGGCACGGAACCCGCCGGCGTCGAGGAAGGCCCGCAGGCCCAGCTCCAGCCGGGCGGCGTAGCGCAGGGACTCGTGGCGGTCGCCGCCGGTGCGCAGCTCCGGCACCAGCCGGTAGCTGTCGTCGTACTCCTTGACCAGGTCGTCCACCCGCGCGTCGGTGACCTCGCCGACGGCCTGCACGAGGTCGTTGACCCCGTAGGTGTTCACCGAGACACCGAAGCGCAGCTCCGCCTCCACCTTGTCGCCCTCGGTCACCGCCACGTCGCGCATGTTGTCGCCGAAGCGGGCCAGCCGCAGCGACCGCATGGCCGACCAGCCGATCGCCGCCCGCGCCCAGGCGCCCACCCGGGACACCACGCGGGGGTCGCTGACGTGCCCGGCGACGGTCTTGCGGGCCACACCGAGGCGGGTCTGGATGAAGCCGAACTCCCGGTCGCCGTGTGCGGCCTGGTTGAGGTTCATGAAGTCCATGTCGATCTCGTCCCACGGCAGCAGGACGTTGGCCTGGGTGTGCAGGTGCAGCAGCGGCGTCCGCAGCGCGTCCAGGCCGGCGATCCACATCTTCGCCGGTGAGAAGGTGTGCATCCAGGCGATCATGCCGACGGCCCCGTGCGCGGCGGCCTCCCGGCAGACCCGCAGGATGTCGCCGCTGGTGGTCAGGACCGGTTTCCAGACGACCCGGGCGGGGATGTGCGGCGAGCCGTCGAGCGCCGCCGCGATCTGCCGCGACTGGTCGGCGACCTGGCGAAGGGTGTCCTCGCCGTACATGGCCTGGCTGCCGGTCAGGAACCAGATCTCGGGCTCAGCGTGCGATTCCATGGGGTTGCCTTCCGCGAGTTGGTCGGTCACTTGTAGCGGATTCCGATCAGACGTTGGAGCAGGATGAACGCGAAGAGCAGGCCGCCGATCACGATCTTGGTCCACCACGAGTTGAGGCTGCCGTCGAAGGTGATCAGGGTCTGGATGACCCCGAGGACCAGCACGCCGAGCACGGTGCCGAAGACGTAGCCGGAGCCGCCCGTCAGCACCGTCCCGCCGATGACCACGGCGGCGATGACGTCGAGTTCCATGCCGACGCCGATCAGCGGGGCGCCGGAGAGCGTGTAGAAGGACAGCAGGATTCCGCCGATCGCCGCGCAGAGGCCGCTGATCGTGTAGACGGCGATCCGGGTCCGCCCCACCGGCAGCCCCATGAGCAGGGCCGACTGCGAGTTGCCGCCGATGGCGTACACGTTGCGGCCCAGCCGGGTGTAGGCCAGCACGTACGCGGCGACGGCGACCACCGCGAAGGCGATGAGCACGCTGATCGAGACGAAGTTGCCGCTGGGGTTGCCGATGCGTTCCTGGGACGTGCTGGTCCAGAACCCGTCGGTGATCGGGATGGACGAGCCGCTGATGAAAGTGCACATGCCGCGGGCGAAGAACATCCCGGCGAGGGTGACGATGAACGGCTGGATGTCGAAGAAGTGGATCACACAGCCCATCAGGAAACCGAGCGTCGGCCCGATGAGCAGCGCGACGAGCAGCACCAGCGCCGCCGGCAGCCCCTCCCGCAGCAGGAACGCCGACACCATGGCGGTCATCGCGACGACCGAGCCGACGGAGAGGTCGATTCCGCCGGTGAGGATCACGAAGGTCATCCCGACGGCGACGACGAGCAGGAAGCCGTTGTCGATGAAGACGTTGAAGACGACCTGGATGTTCGAGAACGCGCGGTACTGGGAGACGCCGACGCCGTACAGAACCAGCAGCAGGGCGAGGGTGGCCAGCACCGGAACGTGCCGCCGGGGCAGGCGCGACCGGGTGCGTGCGGCCAGCAGGGAGAGGGTGGTCATGCCGGCACCTGCTCCTTCGGCTGCTCGGTGACGGGGGTGGGCCCGGCCGCCGGGGCCCGGCGTCGGGTGAAGCGGGCGCGGAAGCCGGGCGCCTGGATGAGGCAGACCGCGATGACCACGACCGCCTTGAACAGCAGGGAGGTCTGGGGCGAGATGTTCATGGCGTACACCGTCGTGGTGAGGGTCTGGATGAGCAGGGCGCCGAGGATCGTGCCGCCGAGGGAGAACCGGCCGCCCGCGAGGGAGGTGCCGCCGATGACCACGGCGAGGATCGCGTCCAGCTCGACCCAGAGGCCCGCCGCGTTGCCGTCGGCGCTGGACACGTTGGCCGTCATCATGAAGCCGGCCACCGCGGCGCAGGCCGCGCTGATCACGTAGACGAGGAACGTGATCCGCGCGGACCGGATGCCGGCCAGGCGGCTGGCCCGGGCGTTGCCCCCGACCGACTCGATGATCAGGCCGAGGGCGGTCCGCCGGGTCACCGCGGCGACCAGGAGAGCCGCGGCGAGGGCCAGGAAGATGGCCAGCGGCAGGGTCAGCAGGTGACCCACGCCGATCGCCTTGTACGGGTCCGAGTTGATGGTGAGGATCTGCCCCTCGGTGATCAGCTGGGCGAGGCCGCGGCCCGCGACCATGAGGATGAGGGTGGCGATGATCGGCTGGATGCCGATGACCGCGACCAGCACGCCGTTCCAGGCGCCGAGCACGAGGGCCACCCCCAGCCCGAGGGCCAGAGCCGTCAGCACCCCGCCGAGGCTGTTCTGGTCGCGCTGCTGGCTGATGTGCAGGCAGGCGATGGCGCCGCTGATCGCGCAGAGCGAGCCGACCGACAGGTCGATGCCGCCGGTGGCGATCACCAGCGTCATGCCGAGCGCGACCAGGATCAGCGGCGCGCTCAGCCGCAGGATGTCGATGAGGCTGCCGTACAGGTGACCGTCGCGCATCTGCACCGACAGGAAGCCGGGGCGGTAGACGGTGTTGGCGGCCAGCATGCCGACGAGGACGACGACCGGCCAGAAGAGCCGGTGTGTCGTCAGCGCGCGGTAACCGGCCGTTCGGTTGCTCATGACGGCACCCCCTCGTGCCCGGCGCCGGCCGCGATGGTCTGCATGATCCGGTCGGCGTCGACGCTCTGGTCGTTGGCGAGGAGCGCGACCATCTCCCGGTCGCGCATCACGGCGATGGTGTGGCTGAGCCGGAGCACCTCCTCCAGCTCGGCGGAGACGAACAGCACCGCCATGCCGCCGTCGGAGAGCTGGGCGACCAGCCGCTGGATCTCGGTCTTGGCGCCGATGTCGATGCCCCGGGTCGGCTCGTCGAGGATCAGCAGGCGCGGCTCCGTGATGAGCCAGCGCGCGAGCAGGACCTTCTGCTGGTTGCCGCCGGAGAGGTTGCCCACCGGGATGTCGGGGTCCGCCGGCCGGATGCTCAGGGCCCGCACGTACCGTTCGACCAGGTCGTCCTGCCGGCGGCGGGGAACGGGCCGGAGCCAGCCCCGGGCGGCCTGCAGGGCCAGGATGATGTTCTCCCGCACGGACAGCTCGGCGACGATGCCCTCGGCCCGCCGGTTCTCCGAACAGAAACCGATGCCCTGGCCGATGGCGGCCACCGGGGTCCGCAGCGACGCGGGTGTGCCGTGCACCCGGACGGTGCCGTGGTCGGCGCGGTCGGCGCCGAACAGCAGCCGGGCGACCTCGGTACGGCCCGAGCCGAGCAGACCGGCGAGGCCGACCACCTCCCCCTCGTGGATGGTGAGGTCGAAACGCGCGACCGCCGAGCGGCGTCCCAGCTCGCGCACCTCCAGCAGCGGTGCGCCCTCGGCCGGTGCGGCGTCGTGCCGGGACTGCTCGTCCAGTCGTTCCAGCACCTGCAGTTCCTTGCCGATCATCTTCTCCACGAGGCCGAGCTGGGGAAGCTGGCTCGTCGGGTACTCGCCGACGAGCTGGCCGTTGCGCAGCACGGTGATCCGGTCCGCGATCTCGTAGACCTGGTCCAGGAAGTGGGTGACGAACAGGATCGCGAGGCCGTCGTCGCGCAGCTGCCGCATGACGCGGAACAGCTGGGCCACCTCGCCCGCGTCGAGGCTGGAGGTGGGCTCGTCGAGGACCAGGACCCGCGCCTCGATGTCGATGGCGCGGGCGATCGCCACCATCTGCTGCACGGCCAGCGAGTAGCTGCCGAGCTGCGCGTTGACGTCGATGTCGAGGTCGAGCCGGGCGAGGAGGGCGCGGGCCCGGCGGCGCATCTCCGCCCACCGCACCGCGCCGAGCCGGCGGGGTTCCCGGCCGATGAAGATGTTCTCCGCCACCGAGAGGTTGGTGCAGAGGTTGACCTCCTGGTAGACGGTGCTCACGCCGGCGGCGGTGGCCTGCATCGGGCCGGTGAAGGACACCTCGTCCCCGCCGAGGGTGACGGTGCCGTGGTCGGTGCTGTAGACGCCGGTCAGCACCTTGATCAGGGTCGACTTGCCGGCGCCGTTCTCGCCCATCAGGGCGTGCACCTCGCCGGGGAAGAGGCGGAAGTCCACGCCGTCGAGGGCCCGTACCCCCGGGAAGGACTTGCTGATCCCGGTCATGGTCAGCACTGGATGACTACCTGTCATGCCACCGGGCCTTTCCTGGTCGATGAGACGGTGCGCGGTGTGGGCGCGGCGGCCGGGCCCGAGGCCCGGCCGCCGCTTCGGATGCGGGGGTCCCGATCCCCCGTGGTCCGGTCAGTACTTGCGGTTCGGCAGTGCTTCCTTCGCCTGCTCCTGCGTGAAGGTGGTCTCCTGGGTCTCGATCCGGGCCGGCACCGTCTCGCCGTTCTTCACCTTCTTGACCAGGTCCATCAGCTGGGGACCGAGCAGCGGGCTGCATTCGGCGATGAAGTTGAACTTGCCGTCGGCGAGGGCCTGCATGCCGTCCTTGACCGCGTCGACCGTGATGATGGTGATGTCCTTGCCGGGCACCTTCCCGGCCGCGGTGATCGCCTCGAGCGCGCCCAGGCCCATGTCGTCGTTGTGGGCGAACAGCACGTCGATCTTCGGGTTGGCCTTCAGGAACTGCTCCATCACCTGCTTCCCGCCGGCCCGGGTGAAGTCACCGGACTGGGAAGCGACGATCTTGAGGTTGGGGTTGGCCGCGATCGCCTCGGCGAAGCCCTTCTTCCGGTCGTTCGCCGGCGCCGAACCGGTCGTGCCCTGCAGCTCGACGATGGTGACCGGGCCGGTGGCGGCCTTCTTCTGCTCCACCAGCCACTCCCCCGCGAGCCGGCCTTCCTTCACGAAGTCCGACCCGAGGAAGGTCTTGTACAGGGACTTGTCGGCCGAGTCGACCGACCGGTCGGTGAGGATGACCGGGATCTTGGCGTCCTTGGCCTCCTTGAGGACCGTGTCCCACCCGGACTCCACCACCGGCGAGAAGGCGATCACGTCGACCTTCTGCTGGATGAAGTTGCGGATGGCCTTGATCTGGTTCTCCTGCTTCTGCTGCGCGTCGTCGAACTTCAGCTCGATCCCGGCCTCCGTCGCGGCCTCCTTGATCGAGGTGGTGTTCGCCGTGCGCCACCCGCTCTCCGCGCCGACCTGGGAGAAGCCGAGCGTGATCGTGCCGTCGTCGCCGCCGTTGCCGCCCGTGTCGCTGTTGCCGCAGGCCGCCACGCCGGTGGCGAGCAACGCGGCGGCGAGCACCGCGATGACCTTGCGGGACGGCGGGTGGGTCCTCATTCTCTTCACCGCGAATCTCCTCGGGGGTAACCGTTCCGGGAGGCCCCGCGCCCGTGGGCGCACGGCCTGCGCTGGTGGTGGTGCTGCCGGGTGGTGCGACGCGGCCGGTCCGGGGACGGCCGCGCGATCGGGGCGGCCGTCAGGAGGCCGGTGAGGGGGGCCGCTGCCCGTAGACGCTCTGGTAGCGGTCGTGCAGGGCGTCGACGTCGGCCGCCGCCATCGGCAGCGGCGGGCCGAGCGCCCGGGCCAGGTGCGCCGTGCGGGCGATGTCTTCACACATGACCGCGGCCTTCACGGCGGCGCGGGCGTCCCGGCCGATGGTGAACACGCCGTGGTTGCGCATGAGCACGGCCGGCGAACGGTGCCCGGCGAGGGTCGCCACGATGCCCTTGCCGATGTCGTCGCCGCCGATCAGGGCGAACGGGCCGATCGGGATCTCGCCCCCGAACTCGTCGGCCTGGGCGGTGAGGTGGCACGGGATCGACTCGCCGCGGGCCGCCCAGGCGGTCGCGTACCCGCTGTGGGTGTGCACCACCCCGCCCACCTCGGGCAGGGCGCGGTAGACGTAGGCGTGGGCGGCCGTGTCGCTCGACGGCGCGAAGTCGCCCTCGACCACGACGCCGTCCAGGTCGCACACGACCATGTTCTCCGGCGCGAGGTCGTCGTAGTCGACGCCGCTCGGCTTGATCACCATGAGGTTCTGGCCGGGCACCCGGGCCGAGACGTTCCCGGACGTCCACGCGACCAGCCGGTAGCGGGTGAGTTCGGCGTGCAGCCGGGCGACGCTCTCCCGCAGTCGCCGGATCTCGGCGCTCACGCGACCACCTCCAGCGGCGTGTCGATCTGTGCCACCGGTCGTTCGACGGCGGCGTTGCGGATCGCGCGCAGGCGGGACATGACGTCGTTGCCACCGCGTCCGAAGTGGTCGTGCAGCGACCGGTACTCGGCGTAGAGCGCGTCGTAGGCCCGCGCCCGCTCGGGATCCGGCCGGTAGGCGTCGCGGTCCACCCGGCCCATCGCCGCCGAGGCGGCGTGGACGTCCGCATAGGCGCCGGCGGCGACCGCCGCGTGGATCGCCGAGCCCAGCGCCGGCCCCTGCGCCGAGCCGATGAGGCTCAGCGGCCGGTTGGTGACGTCGCTGTAGATCTGCATGAGCAGCGGGTTGGCGGTCAGGCCGCCGGCCACCACCAGCTCCTGGATCGGCACCCCCGCCTCGACGAACGCCTCGATGATCATGCGGGTGCCGTAGGCCGTCGACTCCAGCAGCGCCCGGTAGACGTCCGCCGGCCGGGTGGCCAGGGTCAGCCCCAGGATGAGACCGCTCAGGTCGTGGTTGACCAGCAGGGAACGGTTGCCGTTCCACCAGTCCAGCGCGACCAGCCCGTGGGCGCCGACCGGCTGCGCCGCGGCCAGCTCGGCGAGCCGCTCGTGCGAGTCGACACCCGCCGGCGCCGCGTGGTCGACGAACCAGCCGAAGATGTCGCCCACGCCGCTCTGACCGGCCTCGTAGCCCCAGGCGCCGGGGCTGAGTCCACCCTCGACGACGCCGCACATGCCCGGCACCTCGGCCAGCTCGGTGCCGTTGACCACGTGACAGGTCGAGGTGCCCATGATGGCGACCAGGTGGCCGGGTGCCAGCGCCCGGGCGGCGGCGGCCGTGACGTGGGCGTCGACGTTGCCGGCCGCGACCGCGATGCCCTCGGGCAGTCCGGTCCAGGCGGCGGCCTCGGCGGTGAGGACGCCGGCCCGGGCGCCGAGCGGAAGCAGCGGCCCGTCCAGCTTGGCGACGAAGTCGGCGAACCCCGGGTCGAGCGCCGCCAGGAAGTCTCGGGACGGGTAGTGCCCGTCCTGGCGGATGCCCTTGTAGCCGGCCGTGCAGATGTTGCGGGTCTCCACGCCGCAGAGCTGCCAGACGATCCAGTCGGCCGCCTCGACGAACCGCGCGGCCCGACCGTAGATTTCCGGGTCCTCGTCGAGGATCTGCAGGCCCTTGGCGAACTGCCACTCGGCGGAGATCTTCCCGCCGTAGCGGTGGAGCCAGGGCTCGCGCCGCTCGTGCGCGAGTGCGTTGATCCGGTCGGCGTGCGGCTGCGCCGCGTGGTGCTTCCACAGCTTCACCCACGCGTGCGGCCGGCTGCGCAGCTCGGGCACCTCGCAGAGCGGGGTGCCGTCGGCCAGTGCGGGCAGGACCGTGCAGGCGGTGAAGTCCGTGGCGATCCCGATCACGCGGGCCGGGTCGATCCCCGCAGCGGCCACGGCGGCCGGCACCGCGTGCCGCAGCACGTCCCGGTAGTCCTCCGGGTCCTGCAACGCCCAGTCCGGCGGAAGCGGCGTCCCGTCCGGGAGCGTCGACTCGATCACCCCGTGCCGGTACTCGTGGACCGCGGTGCCGAGCTCCGCGCCGTCCTCGACCCGGACCACCAGTGCCCTGCCCGACAGCGTTCCGAAGTCGACCCCGACGACGTACCGGTCCCCCGGTCCGGCCACCCCGACCACCTCCACCTACCTGTGCCGTGGCCCACATTGTTAACGCTCACATCAGGGTCGGTCAAGATGTCCATGCAACAGTCCGGTAACCGCCGGAGCCACTGTGGAGACGTGCGGCGAGCGCGGGCAGCGCGGGTCGACGAGCGCGAGGGCCATCCGCGGCGAACACCACGGACCGGGCGGTCGTCCGCCGCCGGAGTCAGGCGCTGTTAACGGTCACAGGCGCGCCCTCGCGGACGCACCGCGACCGGTCAGGCCGGTGGGCGGGCGACGCTCTGCCGGGAGATCAGGGTCGGTGCGATGGTCTGCCGCAACTCACCCACCGCACCGGACTCGATCTGCGCCAGCAACAGGTCCAGACTGGCCCGCGCCACCGCGTCGAAGTCCGGCCGCACGGTGGTCAGCGGCGGGATGAAGTACGCCGCCTCCGGCACGTCGTCGAAGCCCACCACGCTGATCTCGTCCGGCACCCGGCGGCCGTGCTCGTGCAGCGCCCGCAGCACGCCCAGTGCCAGGTGGTCGTTGGCGGTGAAGATGGCGGTCACCTCGGGCATCCGCGCCAGCATCTGCCCGCACCGGTAGCCCGACGCCGCCGACCAGTCCCCCGGCACCAGCGGCGGCACCTCGGCGCCGGCCGCCCGCAGTGCGTCCCGCCACCCCTCGATGCGCCCGGCGCTGTCGAACCAGTCGGCCGGCCCCGAGACGTGCCAGACCGTCCGGTGGCCCGCGTCCAGCAGGTGCTGCGTCGCCGCCCGCGCACCGGCCACCTGGTCCACCGTCACCAGCGGCACCGGCCGGCGCGGATCACCGTCGACGGTCACCAGCGGCACGTCCTTGGGCAGGTGTTCCAGCGCCTCCCCGGCCGACTCCACCGGCGCGATCACCACGATCCCCGCCACCCGGTGCGCCAGGTGCCGCTCCACGGCCTCCGAGATGGAGACCTGGTCGAGGTTCCGCACACTGCCCACGGTGACCGCGAAGCCCTCCTCGGCGGCGGTCTGCTCCAGCGCCGCCAGCAGCGACGCCGGGCCGTACAACGTGGTGTTCTGGGCGACCACCCCGATCACCTGGGACCGGCCGGTCACCAGGGCGCGAGCCGCGCGGTTGGGCCGGTAGCCCAACTCCACGATCGCCGCCTGCACCCGCAGGCGCGTCTGCTCGCGCACGTTCGGGTGCCCGTTCAGCACCCGGGACACGGTCTGGTGGGAAACCCCCGCGAGCCGGGCCACATCCGTCATCGCGGGACCACGCACGGCACTCACCCTTCCCCACGGGCCTTTGACCGCCACGCCCCGGCAGCCCCGGCACGGCACCGGGCCCACCCGTCGCGAAACCAGCGTCAGTGTACGCCCCGGCGCACGCCGTCCCGGCGAGGCGCAGACGCGCCCCGCCGGGACCGGGCGGCCCGGGCCGGACCTCGTCCGGGGATGGAGGACGTGACCGGCCGCGCGGCGGAGGATCACGAGTACATCAGGTGCAGGGTCATCCCGGCGTCGGCGTGCGCCAGGTTGTGGCAGTGGTTGGCCCACATGCCGGGGTTGTCGGCGCGGAACGCCACCCGCCAGACCTCGCCGGGGCGTACGTCGAAGGAGTCCAGCCACAACGGGCTTCCGGTCGCCGGCCGGCCGTCGCGGGACAGCACCAGGACGTGATGGCCGTGCAGGTGCCACGGGTGCACGCTCTGGGACCGGTTCACGATGGTGAACTCGACGGTGTCGCCGAAGCGGACGACCTGGGGCGGGATATCCGGGTCGGCCGCGCCGTTCACGGTGTGGGCGTAGCGCGGGAGCAGCCCGTGCAGGTCGAGACCGCGGTCGAGCACGAGGGTGAACGTCCGGTCGAAGCGGGACCACGGCACCGGGGCGCGCGCGCCGTAGCCGAGCGGATCCAGCACCGGCCACCCACCGGTCGCCGTCGACACCGGTCCGGTCGAGTAGACGGCCCGGCCGTCGACGAACAGCGCCACCGGCGTGGCGGGCGCGGCGAACACCAGGTCGTAGCGTCCCCCGGCCGGGATGAGCACGGCGGTGTCCACGATAGACGCCGGGCCCCGCAGGTCGGCGCCGTCGATCGCGGCGACCCGGAACGGTGTGCCGGCCAGGGCGTACCGGTGGGTCGTGCTGTCGGTGTTGATCAACCGTAGCCGCACGGGCGTTCCCGCCCCGACCGGCTCGGTTCTCGGCTCCGGCAGCGGACGGCCGGAGAGGGTGTGCACCGGCACCGTGACGTCGACGCCGGTCACCGGCGCCGGGCGCACCACGAGGACGCCGTAGAGCCCCATCCGCACGCCGAGGTCGGACACCGCGTGCGTGTGGTACCAGTAGGTCCCGGCCTGGTCGGCGCGGAACCGGTAGACGAACTCCTGTCCCGGCAGCACCGCCGCCTGCGTGATGCCGGGCACCCCGTCCTGGCTGTTCGGCACGTCGTACCCGTGCCAGTGCAGCGTGACGCCGCGCGCGATGTCCCGGTTCCGCAGCGTCACCTCCAGGACGTCGCCGACGGCGGCGGTCAGCTCCGGCCCGGGAACCTGCCCGTCGAACGCCCACGCCGCGACGTCACGGCCGCTCACGCGCACCGTCGCCGTCCCGGCCGTCAGGGTGAACCGCCTGGTCGGCTCCCCCACGCTCCGCGCCTCCCCCGGTCCGTGGTCATGGGGTACGGCGGGAGCGGCGGCCGGGGCGACGGCCAGCCCCGTCCCGGTCAGCAGCGCCGCGATCGCCACCACGAGAGCCACCCGGGAGACCGTCCGGGACGGGGGCGCACCGAGGAAGCGCCACGAGACCGCGGTCGCCGTGACCACCCCGGCGACCGCGAGCAGCCCCGCGCCCGCCGACGCCGGATAGCCGTGCAGGACCGTCACGAGCAGAGCGGCGCTGTCGGCGTACCCGGCGAACAGGAGCGGGACCGCGACGGCGCGGATGTCGCCCGGGGCCCGCAGCAGCCGCGGCCCGGCGACGACCACGGCCGCGAGCGACAGCGGCGCGGCGATGAGGACCTTCTCGGCCGCGAACCACCAGCCGGCGCGGGCGAGCGCGGTGATCGTGACGGCGCGGGCGAGCGTGGCGAGCAGCGCGAGGGCCGCCAGGCCGAGGGCGAGCGGGCGGCGCCGGGCGGCCGACGCGGCGCCGCCGCCCAGCCACCCGGCGGCCGCGAGGACCGCGATCACGAGGTCGGCCGCGAGCAGCGAACCGACGGTCATGCCGGCTCTCCTTCCCGCACGGCCACCGGGGCGACGTCGACCGGCGCCGGACGGCCCAGCCTCCGCGCCGCCCGGACCACGTTGACCACGACGTGCACCGCGACGATCCCGTTGACGGCGTGCAGCCCGGCGACGGTCAGGCCGAACGGCGTGCTGACGCCCCCGGCGTCGGTCATTCCGTTGGCCAGCCCGGCGATGAGCGCCTGCAGGATGACGAGGCCGAGCGGCAGGACCGTCAGTCCGATGAGCCGGCCCGGCGCCCGCGCCAGCGCGGCGAACAGGATGGTGAGCAGGTTGAGCACCGGGATGACCGCCATCCCGGTGGCGCTGTGCAGCGCGTAGGCGCCCTCTCCCCCGGGTTTCGTGAACGCGCCCACGGCGGCGAACACGAACTGCAGGGCGAACGCGGCGAGCAACAGGCTGCTGGTGATGACGAAGGCCTTGCGCATGGTGATCTCCCCTAGAGACGAGCCGAGGTCAGTGCCCGGGCGACGTGATCGGTGGCGGTGATCGCGCCGTACGCGACCAGCCGCACGAGGTCGGCGTCGCCCGGATGCGACAGCCGCCAGAGGGCGACGTCGCCCACGCTGATCGCGCTGGGCGCGAACGCCGCGAGCAGCGCGATCCGCGTCCCGACACGGTCCGCCCCGGGCACGTCCCGGACCAGGTCGACGGCCCAGTCGGCGGGCCGGTCCGGGAACCGTCCGTCCTCCCAGCGCACGGTCGCCGCGACGGTCTGGCGGGCCACGTCCCCCAGCAGCTCCCCACCGCGCAGGGCGGCGTTCCGCAGCGACGCGTACGCCACGCCGACCGGGCTGTCCCCGGCCCAGGCCGGTGGCGCCGCCGAGCCGGCGTCGACGAGCGGGAGCCCCCGGCCGGGCTCCCGCCCCGCGCGGGCCGTCCGGGCGTAGAGCCGGCCACCCACCGAGCGCACCACGGGGGACCGCTGCAGTCCGCCGGGCAGCAGATCCGGATCGAGCAGCGCCGACACGACCCGGTTGATGAAGTGGAAGGCGAGCAGGGTGCCGGTGAGCTCCGGGCCGTACCGGCCGGTCCAGTCGGCCGCCGCCGGGTTGCGGCTGGCCTCGGCCCAGCGGGCGAGCGCGGCGTGGCCGGGCTCCGGCGGCGTCCCGCCCCGGGCGATGACCTCGGCCAGCGTGTGCTCGCCCAGCGCGTGCAGCAGCATCACGTGTGCGTCCACGCAGAACCGGCAGCGGTTCGCCCGGGACACCGCCGACGCCACCAGCTCACGGTCGACCCGGGACGCGTCGCCGGCGAGCAGGGCCTCGCGCATCAGCGCCCAGGTCGCGGCCAGCAGCTCCGGCACGACCGACAGCGCCTGGAAGGTGGGCACCGGCCCGAGGAACTCGTCCCGCAGCTGGCGGTAGACCTCCGCGGTGAGACCCGTCGCGGCCGACGCCTTCTCGGGGGTGAAGAAGCGGTATGTCATGCGTTCGATGCTTGTCCCGGCGGCCCGGGAAAGCGTCGTGCCGCCGCAGGCACTTGCCCGGCCGCCGATACCACGTCCGCGGTACGCCCCGCCTACCACGGAAGCGGGATGCTCCCCCGCGGACCGCCGTTCTACAGTTCGACCATGCGCCGCGACCTG is part of the Micromonospora halotolerans genome and encodes:
- a CDS encoding ABC transporter substrate-binding protein — encoded protein: MRTHPPSRKVIAVLAAALLATGVAACGNSDTGGNGGDDGTITLGFSQVGAESGWRTANTTSIKEAATEAGIELKFDDAQQKQENQIKAIRNFIQQKVDVIAFSPVVESGWDTVLKEAKDAKIPVILTDRSVDSADKSLYKTFLGSDFVKEGRLAGEWLVEQKKAATGPVTIVELQGTTGSAPANDRKKGFAEAIAANPNLKIVASQSGDFTRAGGKQVMEQFLKANPKIDVLFAHNDDMGLGALEAITAAGKVPGKDITIITVDAVKDGMQALADGKFNFIAECSPLLGPQLMDLVKKVKNGETVPARIETQETTFTQEQAKEALPNRKY
- a CDS encoding L-ribulose-5-phosphate 4-epimerase, with product MSAEIRRLRESVARLHAELTRYRLVAWTSGNVSARVPGQNLMVIKPSGVDYDDLAPENMVVCDLDGVVVEGDFAPSSDTAAHAYVYRALPEVGGVVHTHSGYATAWAARGESIPCHLTAQADEFGGEIPIGPFALIGGDDIGKGIVATLAGHRSPAVLMRNHGVFTIGRDARAAVKAAVMCEDIARTAHLARALGPPLPMAAADVDALHDRYQSVYGQRPPSPAS
- the araB gene encoding ribulokinase is translated as MVGVAGPGDRYVVGVDFGTLSGRALVVRVEDGAELGTAVHEYRHGVIESTLPDGTPLPPDWALQDPEDYRDVLRHAVPAAVAAAGIDPARVIGIATDFTACTVLPALADGTPLCEVPELRSRPHAWVKLWKHHAAQPHADRINALAHERREPWLHRYGGKISAEWQFAKGLQILDEDPEIYGRAARFVEAADWIVWQLCGVETRNICTAGYKGIRQDGHYPSRDFLAALDPGFADFVAKLDGPLLPLGARAGVLTAEAAAWTGLPEGIAVAAGNVDAHVTAAAARALAPGHLVAIMGTSTCHVVNGTELAEVPGMCGVVEGGLSPGAWGYEAGQSGVGDIFGWFVDHAAPAGVDSHERLAELAAAQPVGAHGLVALDWWNGNRSLLVNHDLSGLILGLTLATRPADVYRALLESTAYGTRMIIEAFVEAGVPIQELVVAGGLTANPLLMQIYSDVTNRPLSLIGSAQGPALGSAIHAAVAAGAYADVHAASAAMGRVDRDAYRPDPERARAYDALYAEYRSLHDHFGRGGNDVMSRLRAIRNAAVERPVAQIDTPLEVVA
- a CDS encoding LacI family DNA-binding transcriptional regulator, whose translation is MTDVARLAGVSHQTVSRVLNGHPNVREQTRLRVQAAIVELGYRPNRAARALVTGRSQVIGVVAQNTTLYGPASLLAALEQTAAEEGFAVTVGSVRNLDQVSISEAVERHLAHRVAGIVVIAPVESAGEALEHLPKDVPLVTVDGDPRRPVPLVTVDQVAGARAATQHLLDAGHRTVWHVSGPADWFDSAGRIEGWRDALRAAGAEVPPLVPGDWSAASGYRCGQMLARMPEVTAIFTANDHLALGVLRALHEHGRRVPDEISVVGFDDVPEAAYFIPPLTTVRPDFDAVARASLDLLLAQIESGAVGELRQTIAPTLISRQSVARPPA